DNA from Terriglobus tenax:
TGAAGAACCCGTGAGAGGGCGTAGGGCCAAACTGCAGCAGCTCCGGATACGCATCTTCCTTCTCCGGAACCTTGATGGTGCGCCAGTCCGGCATGGGCTCATACTTTTCGCCCCAGTGGACACGCATACGCTTCGGCAGTCCCTCGTGCGCGAAGTAGCAGTTCGAGATCTTCACATCTTCAATCATGTTGTCCGGCACACCGGAGAAGATGGAAGACGTTGCCGCCGCCGAGTTGTAGCTGACAAGATTTGAAATTACTATCCGCCGCAGTGTGCCCTTGCGCATCGTCTCCTTCGGCCCGCGGTTGCGGCGATTCAGCCGCAAAAACAGGGGAGCGTCCACAATATCGCGCATTGTGTTGCCGGTAATGGCCACGTCCTCAAGAAACGCTCCGTCGCTGGTCTCAAGCGAGATGCCTTTGCAGCCCTCGATCACATTGCCCGTGATGGTAAGGTTGCGGAAGCCGCCGTTCGACTCGGTTCCGCACTTGATACGGCCCTGCTGCGTCACATTCGTGTCGGTCACGCTGTCGGAGTAGCGCTTCCACGTGCCGTCAATCACGCTGCCCAGAACATAGCATCCGGTCACATAGTTGTTAGCGATGGTCACATTGTCCGTTGGGCGCGCATAACCCAGCGCATAACTCGACTTCGGACAGATGGCATCGTCCCACGGCGAGTTCACCGTGCAGTTCGACACGCGCACGTTGCGGCAGCAGTCAATGTCAAAACCATCACGATCGGTGTCCACCAGCAGGTTATCGAGCGTCAGATTATCCACGCCTGTAGCCAGCACCGCAAAGTGGCCGCCTTTCAGCAGTTTGAAGTCACGCAACAGAACGTTGCGGCAGTTGCGCAGGCCAAACGTCTTGTTGCCCACGCCCTCCTGCTCAGCGCGGAAGGGCGTATAGCCGCCGCGGACCTCGCGTGCAATGCCATGCGAGAGCCCCTTGCCAAAGATCAGCCCCGGCCCGGTTACCGCAAAGTCATGTTCGTTCTCCGCATAGAACAACGAGTTCTTCCAATGCCCGTGTCCAAAGTCCTGGTAGGGCGACCAGGGTTCCGCCGGTCCAGCCGCGTCATACACACCGCCCATGTAGCCCGTCGTCTCGCCCACCTTCGGCGAATCTGCCGCCTGAATCGTGCAGCCTTGCGACAGGTACAGATCCACCTTTGACTTCAGCCGGATGGTGAAGCACAGGTACGTGCCTGCCGGAAAGACCAGCGTTCCGCCGCCCGCCTTCGCCACTTCTTCAATAGCGCGATTGATGGCTGGTGTATCCACCGTCTTGCCATCGCCGGTGGCGCCGAAGCTGCGCACGTTATAAATGGCCGGGGCATTCTGTGTTTCGGTTTGGGCTTCCGCCATCGACACATGGCCGACAGCTCCGGCAAGGGCAAGCGGAGAGAGCTTTAAAAGATCGCGGCGTTGCATGATGCGAACCAGCATAGCAGCCGGAAACGAAACGTTTCATCTCCTGTATTTCCTGGAGGACTATACTGAAGACATTCGGGTTGCATCCCCTGGAATCGATGGGGGAGTAGCACTGGAGAGAATATGAGTCTGACCGGATTCCGGGATGCCGTCGCGCGTCCTTTGGGCGCGGCCACAGCCGTTACGCCCACGAGCCTGCTGGCGCAAAAGCGCGCGCAGGCGCCTATCACCGCACTCACAGCCTACGACTATCCCACGGCCCGTCTTGCCGACGAAGCCGGTATCGACCTGCTGCTTGTAGGCGACTCGCTGGCCATGGCCGTGCTTGGACACGAGGACACGCTCTCCGTGACCATGGAGGAGATGCTGCACCATGCCCGCGCCGTGCGCCGCGCCACGCAGCGTGCCCTTCTGGTGGTTGACCTGCCCTACGGCAGCTACCAGGTCAGTGTGGAAGACACCGTGCGCAACAGTCTGCGGATGGTGAAAGAAGCCGGCGCCAACGCCGTCAAGCTGGAAGGCGGAGCCTCCATGGCCAGCCGGGTGCAGGCGCTTACCGCAGCCGAGATTCCCGTTGTCGCACATATTGGCCTTACACCGCAGGCCATCAATCGCATGGGGGGCTACCGCGTGCAGGGACGTAGCGACACCGCAGCAGCCGCGCTGATTGAAGATGCCCTCGCACTGGAAGCCGCCGGAGCCATCGCGATCGTCCTCGAAGGCATTCCGCGAGAGCTCGCCCGCCGCATCACACGCGAGGTCCGCGTACCCACCATCGGCATCGGCGCCGGCCCTGAATGCGATGGGCAGATCCTCGTCTGGCACGACCTGTTCAACATGAGCTTCCGCACGCCGGCAAAGTTCGTCCGTCCC
Protein-coding regions in this window:
- the panB gene encoding 3-methyl-2-oxobutanoate hydroxymethyltransferase, coding for MSLTGFRDAVARPLGAATAVTPTSLLAQKRAQAPITALTAYDYPTARLADEAGIDLLLVGDSLAMAVLGHEDTLSVTMEEMLHHARAVRRATQRALLVVDLPYGSYQVSVEDTVRNSLRMVKEAGANAVKLEGGASMASRVQALTAAEIPVVAHIGLTPQAINRMGGYRVQGRSDTAAAALIEDALALEAAGAIAIVLEGIPRELARRITREVRVPTIGIGAGPECDGQILVWHDLFNMSFRTPAKFVRPFADAAALMRQALEEYRHAVSDRSFPSDAESYHLPANVHLPEPAEPELATCSD
- a CDS encoding rhamnogalacturonidase, with amino-acid sequence MQRRDLLKLSPLALAGAVGHVSMAEAQTETQNAPAIYNVRSFGATGDGKTVDTPAINRAIEEVAKAGGGTLVFPAGTYLCFTIRLKSKVDLYLSQGCTIQAADSPKVGETTGYMGGVYDAAGPAEPWSPYQDFGHGHWKNSLFYAENEHDFAVTGPGLIFGKGLSHGIAREVRGGYTPFRAEQEGVGNKTFGLRNCRNVLLRDFKLLKGGHFAVLATGVDNLTLDNLLVDTDRDGFDIDCCRNVRVSNCTVNSPWDDAICPKSSYALGYARPTDNVTIANNYVTGCYVLGSVIDGTWKRYSDSVTDTNVTQQGRIKCGTESNGGFRNLTITGNVIEGCKGISLETSDGAFLEDVAITGNTMRDIVDAPLFLRLNRRNRGPKETMRKGTLRRIVISNLVSYNSAAATSSIFSGVPDNMIEDVKISNCYFAHEGLPKRMRVHWGEKYEPMPDWRTIKVPEKEDAYPELLQFGPTPSHGFFIRHLKNLEMSHVEIAPQTADPRPAFWLEDVNRADFFAVTAPQQSNFALHNVTDFRLLWSRAAKDTTLPRADNQVI